One segment of Manihot esculenta cultivar AM560-2 chromosome 4, M.esculenta_v8, whole genome shotgun sequence DNA contains the following:
- the LOC122723484 gene encoding probable carboxylesterase 11 isoform X1 — translation MPSVIAKLYSVFFKYQQKSLLQSLSQLPFSDKADPFGLTSRPHESIASSNPLFTDGVATKDIHVDPFSSLSLRIFLPETALASPLATSRDYDVPTYGGYSPPTSKFNRKLPVMLQFHGGGFVSGSNDSVANDTFCRRIAKLCDVIVVAVGYRLAPESRYPAAFEDGLTVLNWLAKQANLASCRRSFQLSAAAQAVGEVNLEKKFAAASESLRRGIMFANSLYL, via the exons ATGCCAAGCGTAATCGCTAAACTTTATAGCGTTTTCTTCAAATATCAACAAAAAAGCCTTCTGCAGAGCTTATCACAGCTTCCTTTCAGCGATAAAGCTGACCCTTTTGGCTTAACTTCTCGGCCCCATGAATCTATCGCCTCCAGCAACCCTTTATTTACTGACGGTGTCGCTACCAAGGACATCCACGTCGACCCCTTTTCTTCCCTTTCTCTCCGGATCTTCCTCCCTGAAACCGCTCTCGCTTCCCCATTAGCTACTAGTCGAGATTACGATGTACCCACTTATGGAGGATATTCTCCACCGACGAGTAAGTTCAACAGGAAGTTGCCTGTAATGTTGCAGTTTCACGGAGGTGGGTTTGTAAGTGGGAGCAATGATTCGGTGGCAAACGATACTTTTTGCAGGAGGATAGCCAAATTGTGCGACGTAATTGTTGTTGCTGTTGGGTATAGATTGGCACCAGAGAGTAGATACCCAGCTGCGTTTGAAGATGGCCTCACAGTTTTGAATTGGCTGGCCAAACAGGCGAATTTGGCTTCTTGTAGGAGATCCTTCCAG CTGTCTGCCGCTGCTCAAGCTGTAGGGGAAGTAAATCTGGAGAAAAAATTTGCAGCAGCGAGTGAAAGCCTGCGCCGAGGTATTATGTTTGCCAATTCACTATATCTATGA
- the LOC122723484 gene encoding probable carboxylesterase 11 isoform X2 has translation MPSVIAKLYSVFFKYQQKSLLQSLSQLPFSDKADPFGLTSRPHESIASSNPLFTDGVATKDIHVDPFSSLSLRIFLPETALASPLATSRDYDVPTYGGYSPPTSKFNRKLPVMLQFHGGGFVSGSNDSVANDTFCRRIAKLCDVIVVAVGYRLAPESRYPAAFEDGLTVLNWLAKQANLASCRRSFQLSAAAQAVGEVNLEKKFAAASESLRRGRLIL, from the exons ATGCCAAGCGTAATCGCTAAACTTTATAGCGTTTTCTTCAAATATCAACAAAAAAGCCTTCTGCAGAGCTTATCACAGCTTCCTTTCAGCGATAAAGCTGACCCTTTTGGCTTAACTTCTCGGCCCCATGAATCTATCGCCTCCAGCAACCCTTTATTTACTGACGGTGTCGCTACCAAGGACATCCACGTCGACCCCTTTTCTTCCCTTTCTCTCCGGATCTTCCTCCCTGAAACCGCTCTCGCTTCCCCATTAGCTACTAGTCGAGATTACGATGTACCCACTTATGGAGGATATTCTCCACCGACGAGTAAGTTCAACAGGAAGTTGCCTGTAATGTTGCAGTTTCACGGAGGTGGGTTTGTAAGTGGGAGCAATGATTCGGTGGCAAACGATACTTTTTGCAGGAGGATAGCCAAATTGTGCGACGTAATTGTTGTTGCTGTTGGGTATAGATTGGCACCAGAGAGTAGATACCCAGCTGCGTTTGAAGATGGCCTCACAGTTTTGAATTGGCTGGCCAAACAGGCGAATTTGGCTTCTTGTAGGAGATCCTTCCAG CTGTCTGCCGCTGCTCAAGCTGTAGGGGAAGTAAATCTGGAGAAAAAATTTGCAGCAGCGAGTGAAAGCCTGCGCCGAG GGAGATTGATTTTGTGA
- the LOC122723484 gene encoding protein SUPPRESSOR OF QUENCHING 1, chloroplastic-like isoform X3: MVRTLAGNGTKGSDYKGGGKGTTQLLNSPWDVCYEPVNEKVYIAMAGQHQIWEHNTLDGVTIAFSGDGYERNLNGSSSTSTSFAQPSGISLSPASGSTSAAFTLFRQTDG, from the exons ATGGTGCGGACTCTTGCTGGGAATGGAACCAAAGGTTCTGACTATAAAGGTGGAGGAAAAGGAACGACTCAG CTTCTCAACTCTCCATGGGATGTCTGCTATGAGCCAGTCAATGAAAAAGTCTATATTGCAATGGCTGGACAGCATCAGATATGGGAGCACAATACTCTAGATGGAGTTACTATAGCTTTCAGTGGTGATGGTTATGAAAGAAACTTAAATGGATCAAG ctCCACTAGCACGTCATTTGCACAACCTTCTGGAATTTCACTATCTCCTG CCAGTGGATCAACCTCAGCGGCTTTCACTTTGTTTCGACAAACTGATGGCTGA